GTATTCCACAGAATTTTAGTTTTCTGTGTTGATTTAGCTAAATATCTTTCTTGCTTAACTTGCAGTTCGGAAATGGAATAGCTACCTACCTTGACAGCATAATATTGTCGAGGGGTGTGGAGAGCTGTTTGAGCAGGGTTTGTGAAAACACCCACATGTCCATCTGTTGGagatattcattttttaccCCGATAATGCTGTTTAGTAATAGCATTGCGAGTCTAAATTAATAATAGATGTGTACAATACGCAATTTTTTGTCATAATGGTAGTTATTTATGTTATCATTTATGTTGTTGGGATATACACAGGTGCTTTTGTAACTGATTAAGTAATCACAGCACATAGCGACAAATTACGGTGCAAGTGGCAAGCTAACCGGCGAAACAATTTCCTCGTAGctacatgacattttaattgtaGTGTTATTATCCATACATTCGTAAGTGACTGATCAGTTTGGTCGATGTTAGCTCtgccttttttctccccctAGTGATGGCAGGGAGTACCGTGACCAGATGGGTAATCTCAGAGGATGGAAGTCACCTGATTCGCAGAGAGGATCTGGAGGCGTCGTTTCCGAAAGGTGTTTGAGAAATTACTCTGGCCATTTCACACACTGAATCccatctagtgcaatttgtgatcaaacaagcaaaaagtTTTTGACAGACCTTTACAGACTTCATCCCTCTGAAACAGAATCGCACGTAATGTTGCACATTGTAcgtcgttttggataaaataggatgctaaatgaataaatgtaaatgtaatgtacttttttttttagaatttatagtttcatttcagttggGTAATATCAGTAATTGAATTTTGTAGTATCAAAGGAGAGAACCTGCAGTCCAACAGCAACTGGAAAAAATCCAAGGATAAGAAAGTCTGTGACTGAAACATGCTTCTGAAAACTAAGAATTGTGCTTTCATAAATACACTTGCATTTATTCTAGCTATTGTTGGAACCTAGGTTGTTTCCTTTGGACTTAAGTAGACAGTGTGTGATTGAATGATGAGTTATTTGGGTTTGGGGTTTTCTTTTATGAAGCGTTCACCTAGAGTGAAAAGATCACACATtattgaggtgttttttttttttcttttattgacaACTTTACCTGTCTCTAGTACATTCtcagtttgtctgtttgtgtatgtgctctTTCCTTGTACCTTTGCCTTTTTTAGCCATGTTTAACAGCAAGTTCTTACACTAAGTGGCTGGGATGACATTGACTGAAAAAATACACTATGCCAAATGTTAAAACCTGTTTTGATATGTGAAAAGGGCAAACTTTGTTAACAGGTAATCTGCTGGATTTATGTATGCATGATTTTGTTGATGTACATGATacatgctgtgctttttatttcaggTGCAGAACAGGGATCTCACAGGCTACGAGTGAAAGCGGAGAGCTCTGACCGACCTGTCACTTCTTGTTTATCAATATCGTCCCTGTCTACCAATAAACGAAATGGTGAATACCAATTGTGTAGATTTAGGTTTCATGTTTAAACGGTGCAGAATGCTGTAAACCTATAGGTATATCTCTGTTTAATGAAGTAGTTACATTCCATGAGGTCACTTGGTGATGTGAAATTTTTGTTACCAGGGATGTAAATAAGAATATTTTGCAATGTGTTCCTTGACTTCAGAAAAGGCCTAATTTGCAAAATATCATTGTTTAGTaaagaaataacattaaataaacttTAAACATGAATCACATTTATCGAAAAGACATATACTGAATGTACATTAAGATGCAGTAAAGCTCTGAGTCCATTCAGAACTAGAGCTGTAATTGCCACTGCTTTtcctttaaatgttaatgtcactAGCATGCGGCATTGAAGTCGTTGTGCAAGTATAATGTTGTGATGCGACATTGAAGTTGTTGTGCAGGTATAATGTCGTGATGCTCTCTTGCTGTCTCCACAGCAGTGCCTGCTCAGCTGCCCGTGTCATATCCCTGTGCTTACTGTGACATCTGCTTCACTGCCTCTCACTACCTGGAGAAACACATTAAGCGTTCACACAGGAAGCAGTACCTGGAGATGCTGCGATGTCGAGATGCCACTTTGAACAATGCTTCCTTCTCCCCTTCTGCCCCCtcgggctcctcctcctcctcacacacatcccccctgtcctctctcaccAGCGTACCTGCTCCTGCAAGGGGCAAATCCACTGCCGCCGGTCAGTCACAGGTGGCTCGAGCCTCTGACAGCACTGGAAGTCCCACAGTCAGCATTATCAGTCACAAAACTGCTGTGAGGGTCTCCAACCATACTACTGTACCCCCAGCCTCTAATTCCATGAAGGCTTCTGCTTCAGTTCCATCTCCCTGCTCAGCCCAGATAACGGTGCCCATTCCAAAGGAAGCTCCAAATCAAGGTGCTGCTCAggctctctcctctgcttcaGAATCTAAACGAGTGAGGAAAGGGGTCCAGAAGAAGGGCACCTCATCTTGCATTCACtgtgggggaaagagagaagcggggagcgagagagagggggagaaggaatgctgctgtgaggagagcactctttttctctgcaacGAGTGTGGGCAGAgctttccctccttcctctccctcagctcccACCAGGACCAAACCCACTGGGGTAAGGGTAAGGgtagaggggaggaggaggagggagagactcTGTACCTGTGTGCTGAGTGTGGCCTCAGCTTCCCCCGACTGGACCTGCTGCGCGATCACCAGTCCCTTCATGACTCCCCGGGGGCGAGGGACGGAGGTGAGGGAACGGAAGAGGATGAAAAAGGAGATGGTGACTCCTCCCCGCCTTCGGCCTCACAGGCACACTCCTGCCCAAACTGCCAGAAAATCTTCAAAACCGCCCGCTATCTGAAAACCCACATGAAGATCCACAGTGGCCAGGTGCCCTACCACTGTGACCAGTGTGACAAGccttttacacagctgggtgaCCTGAAGACGCACCGCCGTACCCACACGGGCGAGCGGCCCTACCAGTGCTCCCAGTGCGGGAAGTGCTTTGGCCGCTCTGGGACTCTGAAGAAGCACTGGCGCACCCACACGGGGGAGACGCCCTATGTGTGCGCGGTGTGCGGTAAGCAGTTCAACCAGCTGGGGGCGCTCAAGACTCATGAGAGGATTCACACTGGGCTGCGGCCTTATTTCTGCTCCCGCTGCTCACAGCATTTCACCTACTCCTACCAGCTCAAGAGGCATCGCTGTGTGCATCCTGACAAGAACTGAGTAATTGCACTCAAAGGACCGATGGTGACAGTTAAGGGGGTGGATCTCCTCCCGGCACTTCACTGGCTCATGTCGGCTCATAATGCACTGAGTCACATGGTAGAGTGTTACCCACAATGCTGCTGAGAGACTGAGAGCTACGCTGAGTGAGCGTGCAGGATGAGGACAGGTCTGGGGTATGAACTTCACAGAACATGAGGGTGCTCCTGATGTACTTCTGGGATACTGAAGtttaacagagagagggactgcaCCTTCCCCCACTGTGAATAATACTCCTTTTGGTACCACCAGCACAGTCCTCATAGTTGTACTACTGCAAGGCTAGCCCagaaaggagagatggagactGTAGAGCAGTACTGGGATAGACAGATGTGCAATCCTCCAGCAACTAGCAGTCTTAGGACCGGAGAGAAACTGACCTGAAACTCACCCCTCTCATTATGACCAACCTCTAATGGACAGTTGAAATGTTGCCAGTTATTTGTAACCAAGCATTCCTCCTTATCTGTCATATTCTGTTTAGGCCTTAATGTTTGGTCTGTAAAGATTGTCTTTCTCCTTCCGCTGTTGTGTTGGAAACCTGTATATTACAGTACCACCAAATGCTGTGCCTGGGTGTAATGCAATGAAGCTGCTCCTCTCTTGTACACTTGTACTATAGTTCAGACACTTAACAGACCTACTGTGCTGTGGAATGTTGCTGTAGGGGGTTCTGAATTAAATGAATCTAATAATTTaagataaaatggaaaaaaaggaattcttGGTCTCCAAACCTCAGAGATAGATCTTCAAAATACCTCATTCAAGGGCCCTTCAGATTCAGCAGGTTTTGTTTCAGCTGTACTTGCCTTCTTTCAGAACTGTAATTGACACTGTGTGTTTCTTAATTAAACCACAGAGATGTGTTGGTGCGTcctgtgtaatgtaattattggTTCCTTCAGCTGGTGCCCTCCTGAGCCCTGCAGCCATAGCAACAAAGGGGTCAGGTCTTTCCTCCATTTAGAGCGGCCTCTTTGTGGCCTGGCCCCTCCACAAAAAATGATTCACGTGATAAATCACCGATGAGCAATTTAGTGTGGCCAACATTCTAGAAAACCTTCCATTACACTGCTTGTTCATCAGTCATCTCAACTgtgtattaaacattaaaaactgcattaaaacgTGCAAAAGTGTCATTGTGAAATATGCATAAACAGAGATCAGAGCCTCTGCCTTTTGCATATTTGTCTTCCCAGTAACTTTTCACATATCACTGTAAGATTAGGACTACAGTTATGTTCATTTCCCTGGTTGTGGTCTTGTAATTTCAAGTATTCACTTAGACTTCAGATTTTTTGATATTGTCAGTTTTCCTTCTGTGCTTTGCGCTCATTTGACAAATTACCAAGGGatagtaaatgaatgaaaaacaccaGATTtgggaaacacattttcatggCTTCAACATCCATTCCATGTTTCTCAGCGAGACGGCAATTGTAGTGAGAAACGCTGTTGCGATGCTTTGCATAAACTGTGGCATAATTACTGAGCTATAGACGCAGTTATTTACATAGAGACAGTTTCGTATGTGCggacattgtgtgtttttgtgtgtattgtctATGTGAACAGTATGCACATTGTTTGCATGGGTAAATGCCTGGGGAGATGAGTTGCCTTGGTTGCGTCTCCACCCTGGgactgagaggcacagaaacagacgtaagagagggagggaagaggggcAGTAAAAGCTGAAAAGTGGTGGGTAAAGCGATGAGGTAGAGAGTGAGGACATCGGCTgcagagaagcagaggaagTGAAAAGAGACTGTGCGAGACAGGCGATCTGTGAGTACCAACAGTCCCAAATCTAACAAGAAGCTGTAAAAGTACACTGTCACTCTGAAACCAGTCTATGTAAGAGTACTGTTATATGAAAGAGAGTGGTATTCAAGGGTGCAGATATGTCAGCCAGAGGTCATCAATCTCTCTTGGATTCTGAGAAATGTATACATGTGCAGGCTCCATGTATGACGGAGTAATATTTCAAAGGAAACTGCAATGATATTTAAGGCCTTGCAAAACACATGGAGCTGGTGCCTAGGTGTACTGACATAATTTCACAGTAGTCTCTTTAAAGATGGAAAGTGATGTTACAATCTGTTGTAGCTATGGTTTTTGCCAATAAAGATAATT
This genomic stretch from Megalops cyprinoides isolate fMegCyp1 chromosome 1, fMegCyp1.pri, whole genome shotgun sequence harbors:
- the LOC118782122 gene encoding zinc finger protein 91-like — translated: MAGSTVTRWVISEDGSHLIRREDLEASFPKGAEQGSHRLRVKAESSDRPVTSCLSISSLSTNKRNAVPAQLPVSYPCAYCDICFTASHYLEKHIKRSHRKQYLEMLRCRDATLNNASFSPSAPSGSSSSSHTSPLSSLTSVPAPARGKSTAAGQSQVARASDSTGSPTVSIISHKTAVRVSNHTTVPPASNSMKASASVPSPCSAQITVPIPKEAPNQGAAQALSSASESKRSTLFLCNECGQSFPSFLSLSSHQDQTHWGKGKGRGEEEEGETLYLCAECGLSFPRLDLLRDHQSLHDSPGARDGGEGTEEDEKGDGDSSPPSASQAHSCPNCQKIFKTARYLKTHMKIHSGQVPYHCDQCDKPFTQLGDLKTHRRTHTGERPYQCSQCGKCFGRSGTLKKHWRTHTGETPYVCAVCGKQFNQLGALKTHERIHTGLRPYFCSRCSQHFTYSYQLKRHRCVHPDKN